One genomic window of Cydia splendana chromosome 16, ilCydSple1.2, whole genome shotgun sequence includes the following:
- the LOC134798367 gene encoding protein AATF, whose protein sequence is MKPKSKKNVKPLLSDKIADALTIKPRADIEDDHVFGTKPHTVSRADLSSSESEDDAAISDFRKRNVNLLSEISKKYEGQVVTRKDLDKNTSESELESDSDGGDDGGFQSNLASLASKFIQEDSDGSDEEQRDSQNAKKSSDSDVSSGGESDDYSITQRQKGTDSDQSDDDDDEDGEGYDISQMEEPVKEEFEHMKKQNVSEEAKKGACVRNQLLVWEGLLEMRIHLQRCMSTANQMPFPEVHKDLRQNNEFAEACSAATSNIASVLDKFLSLQSMLLKGFPETKALSTKKQATETVEKKEESDEEIPSDTDNEEIPSDTEEEDNTPVEDKSPKKTSKEQPQKKRKLTDYESELAVAHKVFKPFRDSTIQKWNEKTRLATANNIKNAPTNTILQQISYILSDRNKLVKRTQLKRSEYDIIGHKKQNDLENEEANGENPVTKDRKDDDEYITEIFDDSDFYHQLLRELIECKSADILDPVQLSRQWIALQQMRSKMKRKVDTKATKGRKIKYVVHNQLVNYMAPEKCTTWTDESTNELYSSLFGKMFEYNNVGLNANLENGWKIKE, encoded by the exons ATGAAGCCCAAGTCAAAGAAAAATGTGAAACCGTTGTTATCAGACAAAATCGCCGATGCATTGACGATAAAACCGCGTGCGGACATAGAAGACGACCATGTTTTTGGCACAAAACCTCACACCGTTTCGCGAGCCGACTTGAGCTCATCTGAGAGCGAGGACGACGCCGCTATTAGTGACTTTCGGAAAAGGAATGTTAATTTACTAAGTGAGATAAGTAAAAAGTACGAAGGCCAAGTGGTAACCAGGAAAGATCTTGATAAAAATACCTCCGAAAGCGAGCTCGAGAGTGACTCTGACGGTGGCGACGATGGCGGATTCCAGTCAAACCTGGCCTCACTCGCGAGTAAATTTATTCAAGAAGATTCCGATGGTTCGGATGAGGAACAGCGTGACAGCCAAAATGCTAAAAAGTCATCAGATTCAGATGTAAGCTCAGGCGGTGAGAGTGACGACTATAGTATTACCCAGCGTCAGAAAGGGACAGACAGCGATCAGtctgacgatgatgatgatgaagatggAGAAGGTTACGACATCAGTCAAATGGAGGAGCCGGTAAAAGAGGAATTTGAGCATATGAAAAAACAGAATGTTTCCGAGGAGGCAAAGAAAGGCGCTTGTGTCAGAAACCAGCTATTAGTTTGGGAAGGCTTGCTAGAAATGAGGATACACCTGCAACGGTGCATGAGTACAGCCAACCAGATGCCATTTCCAGAGGTTCATAAGGATTTGAGGCAAAACAATGAGTTTGCCGAGGCCTGCAGTGCTGCGACTAGCAATATTGCTAGTGTCTTAGATAA GTTCTTATCCCTACAAAGCATGCTACTAAAAGGTTTTCCTGAAACTAAAGCACTCTCCACAAAGAAACAGGCTACAGAAACTGTTGAAAAGAAAGAAGAAAGTGACGAGGAAATACCCAGCGACACTGACAATGAAGAAATACCATCAGACACAGAAGAAGAAGATAATACACCGGTTGAAGATAAATCTCCAAAGAAAACAAGCAAAGAACAGCCACAGAAGAAACGTAAACTAACTGACTATGAAAGCGAACTGGCCGTAGCCCACAAAGTGTTTAAACCATTCAGAGATTCCACTATCCAAAAGTGGAATGAAAAGACCCGTTTGGCTACCGCTAATAACATCAAAAACGCGCCAACAAACACTATCCTACAGCAAATATCTTATATCCTATCAGATagaaataaattagttaaaCGCACACAGCTGAAGCGCTCAGAATACGATATTATTGGACACAAAAAGCAGAATGATTTAGAAAATGAGGAAGCTAATGGAGAGAATCCAGTTACGAAGGACAGGAAAGATGACGATGAATACATAACTGAAATATTTGACGATAGTGACTTCTACCATCAGTTACTCCGAGAGCTTATCGAGTGTAAATCTGCGGACATATTGGACCCCGTCCAGCTCAGTCGGCAATGGATAGCTCTGCAGCAGATGAGAAGCAAAATGAAGCGGAAAGTTGATACGAAGGCTACAAAAGGACGGAAGATCAAGTATGTTGTACATAACCAACTGGTTAACTACATGGCACCGGAGAAATGTACCACATGGACTGATGAGAGCACCAACGAACTGTACAGCTCGCTGTTTGGGAAGATGTTTGAATATAATAATGTAGGATTGAATGCTAACTTAGAGAATGGATGGAAAATAAAAGaataa